One bacterium genomic window, TTTGTTCGCAGCGGCTCTGCTTGGCTGCGTGGTGCTCAGGCGTCGAACCGCAGCGACGTAGGGCCTTCCGTTGCGTGCTCGAGGAGTTCCAGGATGTTTCCGAAGGGATCGCGGCCATAGGCCCAACGGCCGCCGTCGCCGCCCATCGGCGGGGAATTGAACGAAACGCCGTTCTTGCTGAGG contains:
- a CDS encoding VOC family protein, translated to LSKNGVSFNSPPMGGDGGRWAYGRDPFGNILELLEHATEGPTSLRFDA